The window GCATCGTGTCGGCTTTCGTGGGGCCGTGCAGTCCATGGCGCTGATCTCGTTCGCTTCGTTCCGCTTTCCCGGGCGTGCGATCGGCGTCGCACTCGCCTTACTCGCCGCTTGCGTCGCGCTCGCCGCGTGCGACATGCAGCGGGACGATCATCCTGCGTCCGCCGGCGATACGGCCGACGCCGCGTCGGCGGCGGACGCGCCCGAACCCGCGTCGGGCTGGCGCTTCGTGCGGATCGGTGCGGCGGCGGCCGATGCCGGTGCGTCGATGTCGGCTCGCGTGAAAGAGGATCGGAGGCTTTCGGGGGCGCCTGTCGTGGCGGCGTCGGCTGCTGCGGCTACGTCGGCGGTGTCGGCGGTGTCGGCGGTGTCGGCGGTGTCGGCGGTGTCGGCGGCGGCGGCGGCGGCGGCGGCGGCGGCCCCAACGCCCGCCGCGCCATCGGTTGCGGCATCGGCCAAGGCGGCCCGACGCCCGATGGTCGCCGCTGCCGCCGCGAACACCGACGCCGCGACGATCGCGCACGGCCGCTACCTCGCGCTTGCCGGCGACTGCGCGGCCTGCCACGACGCGGCCGATCACACGCCCTACGCGGGCGGCCAGCCGGTGAATTCGCCGTTCGGGCCGATCTATGCGCCGAACATCACGCCGGATCCGGCGCACGGAATCGGCCACTACACGCTGCAGCAGTTCGACGACGCGTTGCGGCGCGGCGTGCGCGCGGATGGCAGCCGGCTGTATCCGGCGATGCCCTACCCGTCGTTCGCGCGGATGACCGACGCCGACGTGCGCGCGCTCTATGCGTATTTCATGCGCGGCGTCGCGCCGTCCGCGAACGCGGCGAAGCTCACGCGGCTGCCGTTTCCGTTCAACCAGCGCTGGGCGCTCGGGCTATGGAGCCTCGCCTTCGCGAACCGCGACCGGTTCGTGCCGCAACCGGCGCAATCGGCCGAGTGGAATCGCGGCGCGTATCTGGTGCAGGGGCTCGGCCACTGCGGCGCGTGCCATACGCCGCGCGGGCCGGCCTATAACGAGCGCGGCTACGACGAGCGCAGCCCGGCATTCCTGACCGGCGGCATCAACGATCACTGGTTCGCGCCGAACCTGACCGGCGCGGACACGGACGGCCTCGGCCGCTGGACCATCGACGAGCTCGCCGCCTTCCTGCGCAGCGGCCATGCGGTACGCGGCGCGGTGTTCGGCGCGATGGCGCCGGTCGTCGAAGAGAGCACCGCGCTGCTCAGCGACGACGATCGTCACGCGATCGCCGTCTACCTGAAATCGTTGCCCGCGCAACCGACTGCCGCGACGAACCCGCTGGGCGTCGGCGTTCCGCGGCTGACGGCCGCGGGGCCTCGGCCGCAAGGCGGTCAGCAGGCGCCGGGCGCCGGCGTGTATGCGGGGTTCTGCGCGCGCTGTCACGGCGCGGACGGCGCCGGCGTGCGCGATCACGGGCCGCCGCTCGCGGGCAATACGGCTGTGCTGGCAGCCGATCCAACGAGCGCGATCCGGATCGTCGTCGAAGGCGCGCGGCCGGCGCCCGGCACGAACGGCCCGGTGCAGCGGATGCCCGCGATGCGCGGCGCGCTGACGAGCGGCGAAATCGCGGCGGTGGTCAGCTACGTGCGCGGCGCGTGGGGGAATCGCGCCGCGCCGGTGTCGGAGCAGGAGGTGAGGCGGTTGCGGGCGGCGATTCATCGATGACGGCCATCGGCCACATTCCGACGAAGTCACTACCGCATGGCCACCGCTTCCGATCCCTGCGCCTGCCACCCACCACCGAGCGCCTTGAACGCGGCAACCGCCGCGCGTGCGGATTCGGTTTGCGCCTGCACGCGTTGGTCGGACGCGCGCAGCAGGTTTTCGTCGGCCTGCAGCACCTCGATCAGGCTGACGACGCCTTTCTGGTACGCAGCAAACGACGCGGCTCTCGCTCGCCCAAGCGAATCCACGCCGCCGCCAAGAACTGCTGCCTGCTCGTCGCGCTTGACGAGCGCCGAGAACGCGTTTTCGACGTCCTCGGTCGCGTGCAGCGCCGCGAGCCGATACGCGGCCAGCATTTCCGCATCCTGTCCTTTGGCCTGCGCGATCTGCGCATTGATCCGGCCGAAGTCGAACAGACGCCAGCGCAGGCCGAGCACGCCCGCGGCCTGGTTGGCGCCGCCGGTAAACAGATTGCCCGCGCCCATCGTCGTCGCGCTGCCGATCAGCCCGCTCAGCGAGAACTTCGGGTAATACTCGGCGACGGCCATGCCGATGCGCGCGTTCGCCGCCGCCACGCGCCGCTCGGCCACGATCAGGTCGGGCCGCCGCCTGAGCAGTTCACCGGGCGTTCCCGTCGCCGCGATCCGCGGCGCGACCGGCACGTCGCCGCCGTCGAGCAATTCCGCCCGATGCGTGCCGGGCTGCGAACCGAGCATCACGTCGAGCGCGTTCATCGCCGTGTCCAGCGCCGCCTCGAGCACGGGCACCGTCGCGCGAACCTGCGCGAGCGCGCCTTCGGCCTGCCTGACCTGAAGCTCCGCCGCGAGCCCCTTGCCATACAGCAGGCTGATGGTCGACAGCAGATCCTGCTCGGTCTGCACCTGGTGCCGCGCGACCTTCAACCGGCCCTGCAACCCGCGAATCGTGATGTAGATGTCCGCGGTTTGCGCGGCGACGGCAAGGCGCGTCGCCACCGCGCCGGCTTCCGACGCCTGGTAGTCGGCAAGCGCCGCTTCGCGGCCGCGGCGCAGCCCGCCGAACACGTCCAGCTCCCAGCTCGCGTTGAAGTCGGCCTCATAGTCGCTGCCGTGACGGTCGAAACCGGGCGCCGAGTTCAGCACACGCCCCAACGGCGTTTCGACCGACTGGTAGACGCGCGCTGCCTGACCACTCACCTCGCCCGAAGGCAGCAGCGCCGCATTCGCCGCACTCAGCCCTGCGCGCGCTTGTGCGACGCGTGCCGCGGCCTGCGCGAGATCGAGGTTCTGCGCCAGGGCCAGCGTGACGTAGCGCGTCAGTTGCGGATCGCCGAACCCCGTCCACCACGTCGCGAGATCGGCATCGGCGGCCGCGTGCCGCTGGTCCACGGCGGCCTGGCCCTGGAACCGCTGCGGCATCGCGACCTCGGGGCGCACGTAGTCGGGACCGACGGCGCAACCCGTCAACAGGACGGCAACAAGAACCGCGGCAACGACGGGTTTGGGTAGCATGACGGTTTTCGCAAGAATTCGATAGTGACTATAATACCAAATAGTCACTCGTTGTCCATCCTGTCGGCTGCAGCCCATGAAAAAAACCGCTTCCTCCCCGGCCCCCGCGCGGGGGCCGGCCGACCACGACGTCCGGGACCAGATCGTCGTTGCCGCCACCGAGCACTTCAGCCGGTACGGTTATGAAAAGACGACCGTGTCCGATCTCGCGAAGGCGATCGGCTTCTCGAAGGCCTATATCTACAAGTTCTTCGAATCGAAACAGGCGATCGGCGAAATGATCTGCGCGAACTGCCTGCACGAGATCGAGACCGAGGTGCGCGCGGCCGTCGCCGAGGCCGAACTCCCCACCGAGAAGCTGCGGCGGATGTTCAAGGTCTTTACCGAAGCGAGCCTGCGGCTGTTTTTCCGCGACCGCAAGCTGTACGACATCGCCGCGTCGGCTGCCACCGGGAACTGGCAGTCGGTGCAGGCCTATGAAGCGCGCGTGCAGAAACTGCTGCAGGACGTGCTGCAGGCAGGCCGCCAAAACGGTGAGTTCGAGCGCAAGACGCCGCTGGACGAAACCGCGATGGCGATCTACCTGGTGATGCGCCCGTACCTGAATCCGCTGCTGCTGCAATACAACCTCGACACGACCGACGCCGCGCCCGCGCAGTTGTCGAACCTCGTTCTGCGCAGCCTCGCCCCGTGATACGTCACCGTTTGTGACCATTGACTATTTTAGTCACTAGATCCACAATGAGAGCCCCGAACACTTCGTCACTGGGTCTTTCATGGTCAGGCGTCGCCTCGCTCTCCTCGCAGTCGCTTCCGCACTGCCGCTCGCGCTAGCCGCGTGCAGCGGAAAAGCGCCTTCCGATCCGCGCACGGAAGCGCCGCTCGTGCGTACCGCCGTCGTCCAGGCGGCCGTTCCCGCGTCGCGCGCGTTTACCGGCACCGTTGCCGCCCGCGTGCAAAGCGACCTCGGGTTCCGGGTGTCCGGCAAGGTGCAGGAGCGGCTCGTCGACGCCGGTCAAACCGTCCGGCGCGGCCAGCCGCTGATGCGGCTCGACCCCGTCGACCTGAAGCTCGCGGCGCGCGCACGCGACGAGGCCGTGGCCGCCGCGCGGGCCCGCGCGCGGCAGACCGCCGAGGACGAAGCCCGCTACCGCGACCTGCGCGGCACCGGAGCGATATCGGCATCGGCCTATGACCAGATCAAGGCGGCGGCCGATGCCGCCAAGGCGCAACTGAGTGCCGCCGAGGCCGACGCGAACGTGTCGCGCAATGCGACAGGCTATGCGGAACTCGTCGCGGACGGCGACGGCGTCGTGATGGAAACCCTCGCCGAGCCCGGTCAGGTGGTCAGCGCGGGCCAGCCGGTGGTGCGGCTCGCGCACGCCGGCAGCCGCGAGGCCGTAATCCAGTTGCCCGAAACCCTGCGCCCGGCGATCGGGTCGAGCGCGCAGGCCGAGCTGTTCGGCAAGCAGGACGTGAGCGTTCCCGCGACGCTGCGCCAGCTCTCCGATACCGCGGATACCAGAACGCGCACGTTTGAAGCGCGTTATGTGCTGCAGGGTGCGTTAGCCGGCGCACCGCTGGGTGCGACCGTGACGATCCGGATCGCGGACGGCTCACCGCAAACCGGCCTGCAGGTGCCGATCGGCGCGCTGCTGGACGCCGGCAAGGGGCCCGGCGTGTGGGTCGTCGCCGGCGATCCGGCGAAGGTGGCGTGGCGGCCGGTCAATCTCGAGCATCTGGACGACGACAGCGCCCGCGTGTCCGGCGCGCTGAAGCAAGGCGAGCGGGTCGTCGCACTCGGCGCCCACTTGCTGCGCGAAGGCGAAACGGTCCGCGTGTCGCCGCAGGCCGTCGCGGTCGCAAGCGAAGGAGCACGACCGTGAGCGAGCGCCGCTTCAACCTGTCGGCGCTCGCGGTGCGCGAGCGCGCGGTCACGCTGTTCCTGATCTGCCTGATTTCGCTCGCGGGGCTCGTGTCGTTCTTCAAGCTCGGCCGCGCGGAAGACCCGGCCTTCACGGTCAAGGTGATGACCATCGTCACCGCGTGGCCCGGCGCGACCGCGCAGGAAATGCACGACCAGGTCGCCGAAAAGATCGAAAAGCGCATGCAGGAGCTGCGCTGGTACGACCGCACCGAAACCTACACGCGCCCCGGCCTCGCGTTCACGACGCTGACGTTGCTCGACAGCACGCCGCCGTCCGAGGTGCAGGAGCAGTTCTATCAGGCGCGCAAAAAGATCGGCGACGTGACGAACGATCTTCCGTCGGGCGTGATCGGCCCGATGGTCAACGACGAATATGCGGACGTCACGTTCGCCCTCTTCGCGCTGAAGGCCAAGGGCGAGCCGCAGCGCCTGCTGGTGCGCGACGCGGAGACGCTGCGCCAGCGGCTGCTGCACGTGCCCGGCGTGAAGAAGGTCGACATCATCGGCGAGCAGGCGGAGCGCATCTATATCCAGCTGTCGCACGACCGGCTCGCGACACTCGGCGTGAGCCCGCAGGACGTGTTCGCCGCGCTCAACGGCCAAAACGCGCTGACGCCGGCCGGCTCCGTCGAGACGCGCGGCCCGGAGATCTTCATTCGCGTGGACGGCGCGTTCGACAAGCTGCAGAAGATTCGCGACACGCCGATCGTCGCGCAAGGTCGCACGCTGAAGCTGTCGGACATCGCCACCGTCGAGCGCGGTTACGAAGACCCGTCGACGTTCCTGATCCGCAACAACGGCGAACCCGCGCTGCTGCTGGGCATCGTGATGCGCGACGGCTGGAACGGGCTCGACCTCGGCAAGGCCCTCGACCACGAGGTCGGCGCGATCAATACCGGGCTGCCGCTCGGCATGAGCCTGACCAAGGTGACCGACCAGTCCGTGAACATCAGCTCCGCCGTCGACGAGTTCATGGTGAAGTTCTTCGCCGCGCTGCTCGTGGTAATGCTGGTGAGCTTCGTCAGCATGGGCTGGCGCGTGGGGCTCGTCGTCGCCGCGGCCGTGCCGCTGACGCTCGCCGTGGTGTTCGTCGTGATGGCCGCGACCGGCAAGAACTTCGACCGCATCACGCTCGGCTCGCTGATCCTCGCGCTCGGCCTGCTGGTCGACGACGCGATCATCGCGATCGAGATGATGGTCGTGAAGATGGAGGAAGGCTACGACCGCGTGGCCGCGTCGGCCTACGCGTGGAGCCATACGGCCGCGCCGATGCTGGCCGGTACGCTGGTGACCGCGGTCGGCTTCATGCCGAACGGCTTCGCGCGCTCCTCCGCGGGCGAATACACCAGCAACATGTTCTGGATCGTCGGGATCGCGCTGATCGCATCGTGGGTCATCGCGGTGGCCTTCACGCCGTACCTCGGCGTGAAGATGCTGCCGGACTTCAAGAAGTTCGAGGGCGGTCACGATGCGATCTACGACACGCCGCGCTACAACCGCTTCCGCCAACTGCTGACGCGCGTGATCGCCCGCAAATGGATCGTCGCCGGTTCGGTCGTCGGCCTGTTCGTGCTCGCGATTCTCGGCATGGCGATCGTCAAGAAGCAGTTTTTCCCCATCTCGGATCGCCCCGAGGTGCTGATCGAGGTGCAGATGCCGTACGGCACGTCGATTTCGCAGACCAGCACCACCACGTCGAAGGTCGAGGCATGGCTCGCCAGACAGAAGGAAGCGCGGATCGTCACCGCGTACGTCGGCCAGGGTGCGCCGCGTTTCTATCTGGCGATGGGGCCGGAGCTGCCCGATCCGTCGTTCGCGAAGATCGTGGTGCGCACCGACAGTCAGGAGGAACGTGAGGCATTGAAGGCGCGACTACGAAAAGTCATCGCCGACGGCCTCGCGCCCGAGGCGCGCGTGCGCGTCACGCAACTCGTGTTCGGTCCGTATTCGCCGTTCCCGGTGGCCTACCGGATCACGGGCCCCGATCCGGACACGCTGCGCGGCATCGCAACCGATGTGCAGCGCGTGATGACCGGCAGCCCGATGATGCGCACGGTCAATGCCGACTGGGGCACGCGCGCGCCCACGATGCATTTCACGTTGCAGCAGGATCGCCTGCAGGCGGTCGGATTGACGTCGGGCGCGGTCGCGCAGCAACTGCAGTTCCTGCTCACGGGGGTGCCCGTCACGGCGGTGCGCGAGGATATTCGAACCGTGCAGGTGATCGCGCGTTCGGGCGGCGATACGCGGCTCGACCCGGCGCGGCTCGCCGACTTCACCCTCGTCGGCGCGAACGGCCAGCACATTCCGCTGTCGCAGGTCGGCAAGGTCGACGTGCGCATGGAGGAACCGATCATGCGCTGGCGCGATCGCGTGCCGACCGTCACCGTGCGCGGCGACATCGCCGACGGCTTGCAGCCGCCCGACGTATCGGCCGCGATCACGAAGGCGCTGCAACCGATCGCCGACAAGCTGCCGAGCGGTTATCGAATCGAGCAGGCCGGCTCCATCGAGGAATCGGGCAAGGCGACCGCGGCGATGCTGCCGCTGTTCCCGATCATGCTCGCGATCACGCTTGTCATCATCATCTTCCAGGTGCGCTCGATCTCCGCGATGGTGATGGTGTTCCTGACGAGCCCGCTCGGGTTGATCGGCGTAGTGCCGACGCTGATCCTGTTCGGGCAGCCGTTCGGCATCAACGCGCTGGTCGGGCTCATTGCGCTGTCGGGGATCCTGATGCGCAACACGCTGATCCTGATCGGGCAGATCCATCAGAACGAACTCTCGGGGCTGGATCCGTTCCATGCAGTCGTCGAAGCGACCGTGCAGCGGGCCCGCCCGGTCATCCTGACCGCGATGGCCGCCGTGCTCGCGTTCATTCCGCTCACCCATTCGGTGTTCTGGGGAACGCTTGCATACACGCTGATCGGCGGCACGTTCGCCGGCACGGTCCTCACGCTGGTGTTCCTGCCCGCGATGTATGCGATCTGGTATCGAATCCGGCCCGGCCATGCCGCCGGTTCGCGCCGCGGCGAGCACGAGGCGTCGCTTCCCGAACCTACGCTTGCACCCGCGCTCGACGCGCGCGATTGATACCCAGCCCGTTCACGTATCGAAGGAAGCAGCCATGTCGAACCCCATCGTTGTCGTCGTGACCGGCGTGTCGTCGGGCATCGGGCGCGCCGCCGCCGAGAAGTTCGCGAAGCGCGGGTGCCGCGTGTTCGGTTACAGCACCGCCACCGCCTTGATCTCGACGATATAGCCCGGCGAACCGCCCAGCATGTGCGCACCGACGGCGGTCCACGCCGGCCGCGGATGCGCATGGAAATAGCGGTCGCGCACCTGCAGGAACAGCGGCAGGTCGCGCATGTCGGTATGGAAGGTCGTCAGGTCGACCACGTCGTCGAGCGAAGCGCCGCCGGCCTCCAGCACGCGCTTCAGGTTCTCGAACGCCTGCACGATCTGCGCTTCGCGGTCTTCCACCAGTTGCATCGCGGCGTCACGGCCGATCTGGCCGGACACGTAGACGGTATCGCCGACCTTGATCGCCGGTGCATAGCCGATTTTTTCGTACACGGCCTCCATTCCGGCCGGAATGATCGCTTCGCCTTCGCGCATGAGTGTCTCCGTGGCCGGGCTCGCGGCGCCGGCCGATTAGGTAAGTGTCGGATAGCGTGCCCGCGCGGCTGCGGCGCATGCACGCATGAACCACGGTTCGGCAAGCGGTGCGCCGCTCAACCCGTATCGCCGCCCGCGACCGGTAGCACCGTGCCGGTGATGTAGCTCGCTTCGTCGGACGCGAGGAACAGGATCGGCGCGATCTGTTCGTCGAGGCTGCCGTAGCGCTTGAAGAACGTCGAGTCGGTCACCTGCCGCACTGCTTCGGCCATCCACGCCTGTTCCTGCTCGCTGTCGCCGGCCGCATTGCGCGGCACGCGGCGCGGCGGCGCTGCGGTGCCGCCGGGCGCGGTCGCGACCACGCGGATGCCATGCTCCGCGTATTCCATCGCGAGCGCCGCCGTCAGCGCATTGACGCCGCCCTTCGCGGCCGAGTACGGCACGCGGCGAATCCCGCGCGTCGCGTTCGACGACACGTTCACGATCGTGCCGCCGCCCCCGGCCAGCAGATGCGGCAACACCGCGTGGCAGCTGTAGAGCGTCGGCATCAGCGAGCGGCGGATTTCCGCGTCGATCTGCGCGGGCTCGAACTCGGCGAACGGCCGCATCCGGATCGCGCCGCCGACGCCGTTGATCAGCACGTCGATCCGGCCGAACGTCGCGACCGCGAACGCCATCGCCGCGTGCGCGCCGTCGTAGGTTTCGAGATCGGCGACGAAACCGGCCGTGTCGCCGCCCGGCGCTTCGGCGGCCACCTCGGCCACGAATTCCGCACGATCGACGAACAGCACGCGGCCGCCCTCGGCCGCCGCGCGCAGCGCGACGCCGCGACCGATGCCCTGCGCCGCGCCGGTGACGACGACGACCTTTCCGGAGAATCGTTGCATGGTCATGCCGCCTTTGCCGTCGTCACGTTCGGCGTGAACTTCTCGTAGTGGAAGCTGTTGGGCTTCACGCCCTGATCGTCGAAGTACTGGCGCACCGCATCGACCATCGGCGGCGGCCCGCACAGATAGACGTCCACGTCGCCGTCGTTCAGCGCGTCGGCCGGAATGTGCTGCGTGACCCAGCCCTTGCGCGCATGGCTCGACGCCGCATCGGCGACGACGGTCGCGAAGCTGAAGTTCGGCAGCTTCGCCGCATACGCTTCGATCGCGTCGACCAGCACCAGGTCGAGATCGCGCGTCACGCCGTAGATCAGGTGCACCTTCTGCTGCGAGCCGCTGCGCGCGAGCGCCTCCAGCATCGACAGGAACGGCGCGAGGCCCGTGCCGCCCGCGAGGAACAGCAGCGGCCGCGCGACGTCGCGCAGGTAGAAGCTGCCGAGCGGCCCGGTCAGCTCGAGCGTGTCGCCGGGCGCCGCCGATTCGAGCCACGTGCTCATCACGCCGCCGGGAATCTTCTTGATCAGGAATCCGATCTTCGTGTCACCCGGCGCGGACGAGAACGAATAGGACCGGTGCTGGCCGCTGCCCGGCACGCCGATGTTCACGTACTGGCCGGGCAGGAACGCCGGCGCGGCCGCGTCGACGTCGAGCTCGAGCACGATCGCCGCGTCGTTGTGCGGCTCGACCCGCGTCACGGTCGCGGCAAACGCGCTGTGGCCGGTCTTGCACGCGACCGACGAGGTTGGCACCGCGATCACGCAATCGCTTTGCGGCACCATCTGGCAGGTCAGCACGAGGCCGCCGTCCTTCTCGTCCTCGGTGAGCGCGTCGTCGATGTAGTCGTCGCCGAGGTCGTAGCTGCCGCTTTCCGCGCGGCACTTGCAGGTGCCGCACACGCCGTCGGAGCAGTCCATCGGCAGGTTGATCTTCGCGCGAAACGCGGCGTCGAGCACCTTCTCGCCGGCCTTGCAGTCGATGAAGCGGGTGACCCCGTCCTCGAAGTTCAGTGCAATCTTGTAGGTGGACATGACCTCGTCTCCCTCGGTTACTGTCGAAACAATCGGCGTCAGACGTGATACACGTCGAGCACCTGCCGGATATAGTCGTTCTTCAGCACGATCTTCTTGTGCGAGATCAGCAGCGCGTCGTTCACCTTGCGCAGCGTGACGAACATCGTGCCGAAGTAGTGATCGGTCACGCGGTAGCGATGGTTGAGCGTGTCGAAGTTGTAGCGCACGTCCACCTCGCCGTCGCGCTCGGCCAGCACCTCGACGTTCGTCACGTTGTGGCTGGTGCGCGGCTCGGGTGTCGACGCGCCGCTGCGCTCGGTCTTGATCCGGAACACGCGATCCTCGAGGCCGCCGCGATCCGCGTAGTACATCAGCGAGATCTCGCTTTGCGGATCGTCGGTCGGCCGGTCGTCGTCGTCCCACGCGGGCATCCAGTACGTGACGTCCTCCGTGTAGCAGGTCAGCCACTCGTCCCACTCGCGATCGTCGAGCAGGCGCGCTTCGCGATACAGCGCCGCGCAAATGGTCCGGTAATCGATGTTCATGCCGCCACCTCCGCGCGTTCCTTCTTCAGTGCATCGCGCATCACGTGCACCCAGTGTTCGTGCTGGCACACGAACAGCCCTTCGTCCTCGCTGCGCTCGCCCGAAATGCGCGGGTTCAGCCCCATCTTCTTCGCGTTCTCGTCCGGCCCGTGGACCCACAGCGGCGCGCCGCGCGACAGGTCGTTCCACATCGCCGTGATGCCCGCGTAGCCGGCCTGGCACGCGCGGAATTCCTCGAGATCGTCGGCCGTGCCCATCCCGGTCACGTTGAAGAAATCCTCGTACTGGCGGATCCGCGTCGTGCGGTCGGCTTCGCTCTCGCCTTTCGGCGCGAAGCAGAAGATGCTGACTTCGGTCTTGTCGACGCCGAGCGGACGCACCACGCGGATCTGCGTGCTGAACTGGTCCATCAGGAACACGTTCGGGTACACGCACAGGTTGCGCGTCTGGTTCACGATGAAGTCGGCCTGCGCCGCGCCCACGCGCGCCTCGATCTCGTCGCGGTGCTGGTACACCGGCCGCACTTCCGGGTTCATCGTCTTGGTCCACAGCAGGATGTGGCCGTTGTCGAAGCCGTACACGCCCGCGACCGACTTGCTCCAGCTGTTCGCATCGACGGCCTTGGTGCCGTCTTCCTTGCGGCGGCCCATCGTCGCCGCGTAGTTCCAGTGCACGGTGCTCACGTGATAGCCGTCGCAGCCGTTCTCCATCTGCATCTTCCAGTTGCCTTCGTAGATGTAGGAGGAGTTGCCGCGCAGCACTTCGAGCCCGTTCGGCGCCTGGTCGACGATCTGGTCGATGATCACGCGCGCCTCGCCGAGGTAGTCCTCGAGCGGCAGCACGTCGTCGCTCAGGCTGCCGAACAGGAAGCCGCGATAGCTCTGGAAGCGCGCGACCTTCTTCAGGTCGTGCGAGCCGTGCGTGTTGAACTGCACCGGATACTCGGTCGTCTTCTCGTCCTTCACCTTCAGCAGCTTGCCGGTGTTCGAGAAGGTCCAGCCGTGGAACGGGCACGTGAAGCTGCCCTTGTTGCCGTGCTTGCGGCGGCACAGCATCGCACCCTTGTGCGCGCACGCATTGATCACCGCGTGCAGCTCGCCGGCCTTGTCGCGTGTGATGACGACCGGCTGGCGGCCGATCCACGTCGTGTAGTAATCGTTGTTGTTCGGGATCTGGCTCTCGTGCGCCAGGTACACCCAGTTGCGCTCGAAGATGTGCTTCATCTCGAGCGCGTACAGCGCCTCGTTCGTGAAGATGTCGCGGCGGCAGCGGAAGATGCCGGCTTCCTTGTCGTCCTGCACGGCGGTGGCGAGCAGGTGGTCCAGTTCGGTGGTGGGGTCGATCGTGGCGGACATGTTGGTTCCTCCTGTGCGCGTGCCGGGTCCTGCAAGCACGCTCGCATCGGTATCGATTGAATCTCGCGGGAGCCCGGCCGGCGGCGCAAGCGCGCCGCCGCGCCGTCGGGCGGTTATGCCGTGGCGGAAGCGCGCAGGCGTTCGACGATCTGGTTGTCCTTGCCCTCGACGCGCGGCGTCAGGACGAAGTTGAACTCGACGTCCTGGTACGCGTCGGCCTTCAGCCCGAGCGCGGCGCCGCCAGTCTTGGCGGTGACGGGCGGAATCAGCTCCTCGCGCGTCGCATACGCGAAGTCATCCCAGATCAGCGGGTCGCCGTCGATGTTGAACTGCGTCGTCAGCTTGCGGTGACCGTCGCTGGTCACGAAGAAGTGCACGTGCGCCGGGCGGTTGCCGTGACGGCCGAGGCGATCCAGCAGCTGCTGCGTCGCGCCCTGCGGCGGGCAGCCGTAGCCGACCGGCATCAGCGTGCGGAATTCGTACTTGCCGTCCGCGCCCGTCTTCACCGCGCCGCGCAGGTTGAAATCGCTCTGCTTGCCGGTCGGGTCGAAGTGCGAATAGAAGCCGTGCGAGTTCGCGTGCCAGCACTCGACCAGCGCGCCGGCCACCGGCTTGCCGTCGAGCCCCGTGACCGTGCCGTGGATCACGAGCGGGCCCGCGCCTTCGTCCGCGTCGAGGTCGATCTTCGCGACGCCTTCGCGCACCGGCGCGCCGGCGACATACAGCGGGCCTTCGATCGTGCGCGGCGTGCCGCCGTCGAGGCCGATCGCCTCGTCCTCGGCGTCCATCCGGATGTCGAGATACTTCTCGAGGCCGAGGCCGGCCGCCAGCAGCGCCGCTTCGCCGTCCTGGCCGAGCTTGTTCAGGTAGTTCACGCCGGCCCACACTTCGTCGGGCGTGATGTCGAGATCGTCGATCGCCTTGAACAGGTCGCCGAGCAGCCGCTGCACGATCTGCTGCGTGCGCGCGTTGCCGGCCTGCGTGCCGTTCGCGCCCGCGTTCGACGCGGCCTTCAGCAGATCCTGCACTTCCTTCGTATCGAAAACTTTGACGCTCATGATGGTGTCTCCACGTGTATTTGGGGGAATCGTGACCCGGGTGCTCGCTGTCGAGAACGAGCGACTCCGTGGCTCAAACGTCGTCGTCGTGTATCGACGACGGGTGGCGACACAACGGCGTCACCGAAATCTTCATGTACGGGAACAGCGGCAGGCCGGTCAGGATGTCGTGCAGCTCGGCGTTGCCCGACACGTCGAACACGCTGTAGTTAGCGTATTCGCCAGCGATGCGCCAGATGTGACGCCACTTGCCGCTGCGCTGCAGCGCCTGCGAGTACGCCTTCTCGCGGGCCTTGATCTCGTCGGCGACCGCGGCCGGCAGGTCGG is drawn from Burkholderia ambifaria AMMD and contains these coding sequences:
- the benD gene encoding benzoate diol dehydrogenase BenD, encoding MTMQRFSGKVVVVTGAAQGIGRGVALRAAAEGGRVLFVDRAEFVAEVAAEAPGGDTAGFVADLETYDGAHAAMAFAVATFGRIDVLINGVGGAIRMRPFAEFEPAQIDAEIRRSLMPTLYSCHAVLPHLLAGGGGTIVNVSSNATRGIRRVPYSAAKGGVNALTAALAMEYAEHGIRVVATAPGGTAAPPRRVPRNAAGDSEQEQAWMAEAVRQVTDSTFFKRYGSLDEQIAPILFLASDEASYITGTVLPVAGGDTG
- a CDS encoding efflux RND transporter permease subunit, which translates into the protein MSERRFNLSALAVRERAVTLFLICLISLAGLVSFFKLGRAEDPAFTVKVMTIVTAWPGATAQEMHDQVAEKIEKRMQELRWYDRTETYTRPGLAFTTLTLLDSTPPSEVQEQFYQARKKIGDVTNDLPSGVIGPMVNDEYADVTFALFALKAKGEPQRLLVRDAETLRQRLLHVPGVKKVDIIGEQAERIYIQLSHDRLATLGVSPQDVFAALNGQNALTPAGSVETRGPEIFIRVDGAFDKLQKIRDTPIVAQGRTLKLSDIATVERGYEDPSTFLIRNNGEPALLLGIVMRDGWNGLDLGKALDHEVGAINTGLPLGMSLTKVTDQSVNISSAVDEFMVKFFAALLVVMLVSFVSMGWRVGLVVAAAVPLTLAVVFVVMAATGKNFDRITLGSLILALGLLVDDAIIAIEMMVVKMEEGYDRVAASAYAWSHTAAPMLAGTLVTAVGFMPNGFARSSAGEYTSNMFWIVGIALIASWVIAVAFTPYLGVKMLPDFKKFEGGHDAIYDTPRYNRFRQLLTRVIARKWIVAGSVVGLFVLAILGMAIVKKQFFPISDRPEVLIEVQMPYGTSISQTSTTTSKVEAWLARQKEARIVTAYVGQGAPRFYLAMGPELPDPSFAKIVVRTDSQEEREALKARLRKVIADGLAPEARVRVTQLVFGPYSPFPVAYRITGPDPDTLRGIATDVQRVMTGSPMMRTVNADWGTRAPTMHFTLQQDRLQAVGLTSGAVAQQLQFLLTGVPVTAVREDIRTVQVIARSGGDTRLDPARLADFTLVGANGQHIPLSQVGKVDVRMEEPIMRWRDRVPTVTVRGDIADGLQPPDVSAAITKALQPIADKLPSGYRIEQAGSIEESGKATAAMLPLFPIMLAITLVIIIFQVRSISAMVMVFLTSPLGLIGVVPTLILFGQPFGINALVGLIALSGILMRNTLILIGQIHQNELSGLDPFHAVVEATVQRARPVILTAMAAVLAFIPLTHSVFWGTLAYTLIGGTFAGTVLTLVFLPAMYAIWYRIRPGHAAGSRRGEHEASLPEPTLAPALDARD
- the benC gene encoding benzoate 1,2-dioxygenase electron transfer component BenC; amino-acid sequence: MSTYKIALNFEDGVTRFIDCKAGEKVLDAAFRAKINLPMDCSDGVCGTCKCRAESGSYDLGDDYIDDALTEDEKDGGLVLTCQMVPQSDCVIAVPTSSVACKTGHSAFAATVTRVEPHNDAAIVLELDVDAAAPAFLPGQYVNIGVPGSGQHRSYSFSSAPGDTKIGFLIKKIPGGVMSTWLESAAPGDTLELTGPLGSFYLRDVARPLLFLAGGTGLAPFLSMLEALARSGSQQKVHLIYGVTRDLDLVLVDAIEAYAAKLPNFSFATVVADAASSHARKGWVTQHIPADALNDGDVDVYLCGPPPMVDAVRQYFDDQGVKPNSFHYEKFTPNVTTAKAA
- a CDS encoding RidA family protein, translating into MREGEAIIPAGMEAVYEKIGYAPAIKVGDTVYVSGQIGRDAAMQLVEDREAQIVQAFENLKRVLEAGGASLDDVVDLTTFHTDMRDLPLFLQVRDRYFHAHPRPAWTAVGAHMLGGSPGYIVEIKAVAVL
- the benB gene encoding benzoate 1,2-dioxygenase small subunit, which produces MNIDYRTICAALYREARLLDDREWDEWLTCYTEDVTYWMPAWDDDDRPTDDPQSEISLMYYADRGGLEDRVFRIKTERSGASTPEPRTSHNVTNVEVLAERDGEVDVRYNFDTLNHRYRVTDHYFGTMFVTLRKVNDALLISHKKIVLKNDYIRQVLDVYHV